The proteins below come from a single Mya arenaria isolate MELC-2E11 chromosome 6, ASM2691426v1 genomic window:
- the LOC128238119 gene encoding terminal nucleotidyltransferase 5C-like, translated as MATQDSSCGNRYQVLCYEQVEKLDKVMEEAIPIHGRGNFPTLEVKLKDLVQVVREKLRTEGVSVRDIRLNGGAASYILGNASENTVQPYNDLDLIFGVDLRNPNDLQKIKNCVLSCLLDFLPEGVNREKMSSCSLKEAYVQKLVKVCNEKGDRWSLISLSNNKGKNVELKFVDKVKRQYEFSVDSFQILLDSLLTFYDISGTPMNENIYPTLVAESVYGDFSEAWSHLNSKLIATRKPEEIRGGGLLKYCSLLTRGFQPAKSMDICQTERYMCSRFFIDFSDVTQQRQKLEAYLNNHFSGEEELKHEYLMTLYRVVDESTICLMGHERRQTLNLIQQLACQVLMEQEQRAHNKYLEMQQFDQLNGLTIDQVYYGPIELNLSGQYYYNNSYPQVFMNGQCPYCPSPAFLPCS; from the coding sequence ATGGCGACACAGGACTCTTCGTGTGGAAACCGTTATCAAGTCTTGTGTTATGAACAAGTGGAAAAACTTGACAAAGTTATGGAAGAAGCGATTCCTATCCACGGCCGTGGGAATTTCCCGACTTTGGAAGTGAAGTTGAAGGATTTAGTGCAAGTTGTGAGAGAAAAGTTACGGACAGAAGGGGTAAGTGTCCGAGACATTCGTTTAAATGGAGGTGCAGCGAGTTACATTCTTGGAAACGCGAGCGAAAATACTGTTCAACCGTACAATGATCTTGACTTGATTTTTGGCGTCGATTTGCGGAATCCTAATGATTTGCAGAAAATCAAGAATTGTGTTCTCAGCTGCCTGTTGGACTTTTTGCCTGAAGGTGTAAACCGTGAGAAGATGTCAAGTTGCAGTCTCAAGGAGGCTTATGTTCAAAAGCTGGTAAAAGTCTGCAATGAGAAAGGGGACAGATGGAGTCTGATTTCTCTGTCAAATAATAAGGGGAAAAATGTGGAGTTGAAATTTGTGGACAAGGTGAAACGCCAGTACGAATTTAGTGTTGATTCATTCCAAATCTTGCTTGATAGCCTATTGACGTTTTATGATATTTCGGGAACGCCCATGAACGAAAACATCTACCCGACCCTCGTAGCTGAAAGCGTCTATGGTGATTTCTCCGAAGCTTGGTCGCACCTCAATTCCAAGTTGATCGCCACGAGAAAGCCAGAGGAGATACGTGGAGGAGGCCTGTTGAAGTACTGCAGTCTGTTGACACGCGGATTTCAACCTGCTAAATCAATGGACATTTGCCAAACCGAGCGATACATGTGCTCGCGGTTCTTTATTGACTTTAGTGATGTGACGCAGCAAAGACAAAAACTAGAAGCATATCTGAACAATCACTTCAGTGGAGAAGAAGAACTGAAACATGAGTACCTTATGACTTTGTACAGAGTCGTGGATGAGAGCACAATATGCCTCATGGGTCACGAACGCAGACAGACACTTAATTTGATTCAGCAGTTAGCGTGCCAGGTGTTAATGGAACAAGAGCAGAGAGCACATAACAAATACCTTGAGATGCAGCAATTTGATCAGCTCAACGGTCTTACCATTGACCAAGTGTACTATGGACCGATCGAGTTGAATCTTTCCGGACAGTACTATTATAATAACAGCTACCCTCAGGTGTTCATGAACGGACAATGCCCGTATTGTCCGAGTCCCGCCTTTCTCCCGTGTTCATGA